A genomic window from Leptolyngbya sp. BL0902 includes:
- a CDS encoding type II toxin-antitoxin system HicA family toxin, producing MPAYGPIKRSDLLQSLKRMGFDGPYSGGKHQFMVKAGLRLTIPNPHQGDISRVLLAKILRQAQISREDWERLD from the coding sequence ATGCCCGCCTATGGCCCCATCAAGCGCAGCGACTTGCTCCAATCGCTCAAGCGCATGGGCTTCGATGGCCCTTACTCTGGCGGCAAGCATCAATTCATGGTTAAGGCAGGATTGAGACTCACCATCCCGAATCCCCACCAGGGAGACATTAGCAGAGTTCTCCTGGCCAAGATTCTTCGCCAAGCCCAAATCAGCCGTGAAGATTGGGAACGGTTGGACTAA